The Coffea arabica cultivar ET-39 chromosome 4e, Coffea Arabica ET-39 HiFi, whole genome shotgun sequence genome includes a window with the following:
- the LOC140004004 gene encoding putative disease resistance protein At1g50180, translating into MADPALSFVIQRTGDLLVQKIVFLKGVRRQVERLQNDLVRMRCFLKDADQKQIEEERIRNWVSEIRAAAYDAEDVIEIFASKVEFFTKDKGLVTKLTYYPLKIVNLYKIGKEIESLRMRLKEIADSREKYGIKNLGVGTSTHGEELQRLRRSSPFSDEKDVVGFGEITKSLVAELLKEDRNRRVVSIIGMGGAGKTTLATKVYNHADVRERFNCRAWVCVSSSYDYKKMLRAIIKQLNPITNELLDMLEKMEEEDLERRLYQDLQDKCYLVVLDDVWEVAAWDCLARRAFPDVGTSSRVLLTSRNRDVAQHADAYRHPYELKTLGQEDSWQLFLKKALGHGANAGCPSDLEEVGREIARRCGGLPLAITVIGGLLLGKNK; encoded by the coding sequence ATGGCTGACCCTGCTCTCTCTTTTGTAATTCAGAGAACTGGCGATCTGCTGGTTCAAAAAATTGTTTTCCTGAAAGGCGTTCGACGACAAGTTGAGAGGCTTCAAAATGATCTGGTCCGGATGCGGTGTTTCCTGAAAGATGCTGATCAGAAGCAAATTGAAGAAGAGAGGATCCGCAACTGGGTTTCTGAAATCAGAGCTGCTGCCTACGATGCGGAGGATGTCATCGAGATCTTTGCCAGCAAAGTTGAGTTCTTCACAAAGGACAAGGGACTCGTCACCAAATTGACGTATTATCCCTTGAAAATTGTGAACCTCTACAAGATAGGCAAAGAGATTGAATCCTTACGGATGAGGCTCAAGGAGATTGCTGACAGCCGTGAAAAATACGGTATCAAAAATCTTGGAGTGGGGACGAGTACACATGGAGAAGAGCTTCAACGGCTCCGGCGGTCCTCTCCTTTCAGCGACGAAAAGGATGTAGTGGGCTTCGGGGAGATAACAAAATCGCTGGTGGCAGAACTTTTGAAAGAGGACAGAAACCGCCGCGTCGTTTCAATCATTGGCATGGGAGGTGCTGGTAAGACAACTCTAGCCACAAAAGTTTATAACCATGCTGATGTTAGGGAGAGATTCAACTGCCGTGCTTGGGTATGTGTCTCTTCAAGCTACGATTACAAAAAGATGCTGAGGGCAATCATAAAGCAACTGAATCCAATAACTAATGAGCTACTTGACATGTTGGAAAAGATGGAAGAGGAAGACTTGGAACGAAGGCTCTATCAAGATCTACAAGACAAATGTTATCTTGTGGTGCTTGATGATGTATGGGAGGTAGCAGCGTGGGATTGTCTTGCCAGGAGGGCCTTTCCTGATGTTGGCACATCAAGTAGAGTGCTACTTACAAGTCGCAATCGGGATGTTGCCCAACACGCTGATGCTTATAGACACCCGTATGAGTTGAAAACTTTGGGGCAGGAAGACAGCTGGCAGTTGTTTCTCAAAAAGGCCTTAGGCCACGGAGCTAATGCTGGGTGTCCTTCGGATTTGGAAGAAGTAGGCAGAGAGATTGCAAGGAGATGTGGCGGTCTACCACTGGCCATAACGGTTATAGGTGGCCTGCTACTAGGCAAGAATAAGTAG
- the LOC113742791 gene encoding probable disease resistance RPP8-like protein 2 encodes MWVAEGIMQKRDAKNLEETAAYEDMERLCSRNMVQVAEMTVDKRIKSCRVHDLLRELAIRKAEDENFFQIHGTRDDKISAKSRYLAVHSLPLDENYFGSSTPPLRSLLFFNVHWENISLIFKSFRKLRMLDLENVGMDYLPKEIGEVRLLRYLGLRHTTSPRLPHSVGCLRYLQTLDIWTRKVPNWRVKVSNFIWKLESLRHLYARYMECDVPLKIEGLRNLQTLSRIRFDDIMHNDMITLTSLQKLGIWVDDRSDIDKLCLHLSEVGSLKTLRLCRYSGNPGSQGGFSKLRHVTELKLSNWTMLPPDFPPNLSRLSLKYVFLEDDPMPVLEKLGQLSFLKMKFAHVGPQRMVISRHGFHQLKFLELNHLYGLEEIKVEEGALPQLRCLRIWECSDLAKLPEELKHISSLDALELVDMPEDFISGLDADLVSRVPNLGIF; translated from the coding sequence ATGTGGGTTGCTGAGGGAATAATGCAGAAAAGAGATGCAAAAAATTTGGAGGAAACTGCAGCATATGAAGATATGGAGCGACTTTGTAGCAGAAATATGGTCCAGGTGGCGGAAATGACGGTTGATAAGAGGATTAAAAGCTGCAGAGTCCATGATTTACTGCGAGAGCTTGCAATCAGAAAGGCAGaggatgaaaatttttttcaaatccatGGCACCAGAGATGATAAAATATCAGCCAAATCCAGGTACCTTGCTGTTCATAGTCTCCCTCtggatgaaaattattttgggtCTTCGACCCCTCCTCTCCGGTCTCTACTTTTTTTCAATGTCCACTGGGAAAACATTAGTCTTATCTTCAAAAGTTTCAGAAAGCTTAGGATGCTAGACCTAGAGAATGTTGGGATGGATTATTTGCCAAAAGAAATTGGTGAAGTCAGGCTTCTAAGGTACCTCGGTTTAAGACACACAACCAGTCCCAGGCTCCCTCATTCCGTCGGTTGCTTGCGATACCTACAAACTCTTGACATATGGACAAGGAAAGTCCCAAATTGGAGAGTGaaagtttcaaatttcatttggaagcttgaaagtttaCGGCATCTATATGCGCGTTATATGGAATGTGATGTGCCTCTTAAGATTGAAGGATTGAGGAATCTCCAGACTTTGTCACGCATACGCTTTGATGATATCATGCATAATGACATGATAACTCTGACAAGTCTTCAGAAACTGGGGATTTGGGTGGATGACAGGTCAGACATAGACAAACTCTGTCTGCATTTATCTGAGGTTGGAAGCCTAAAGACGTTACGTCTTTGTCGGTATTCGGGAAATCCAGGATCTCAAGGTGGATTTTCTAAGCTCCGTCATGTAACAGAGCTTAAGCTATCCAATTGGACAATGCTGCCTCCTGATTTCCCTCCAAATCTCTCTCGCTTGTCTTTGAAATACGTATTTCTCGAGGATGACCCAATGCCAGTACTGGAGAAGTTGGGACAGCTGTCGTTCCTCAAAATGAAATTTGCACACGTGGGGCCACAGCGTATGGTCATTTCTAGGCATGGGTTTCACCAATTGAAATTCCTTGAGCTCAACCACCTGtatggtttggaagaaataaagGTGGAGGAAGGTGCACTGCCACAGCTCCGGTGCCTGAGAATCTGGGAGTGCTCCGATTTAGCAAAATTGCCGGAAGAGCTGAAGCACATATCTAGTCTTGATGCGCTCGAGCTTGTGGACATGCCAGAAGATTTCATCAGTGGGCTTGATGCGGACCTGGTATCCCGTGTCCCTAACCTCGGAATATTTTGA